TGATCAggtatttatgtaattttatccTGTTTAGTTGACTAaacttttcttatatatatgcaTACAGTACCTTGGTTTATACctcagagaaatcaaataagGGATATTAAATTATTGTCTTGTTCTGATCTCTTCAATTCTAAtgttatgaatttaaaaaaaaaaacaaaaaaacagggTGTTCGTGCTGCATCAGATGTTGAAAAAGTAGTGACCTCtggtaattttttattctatttaatgTTTGAGTTTGTTGAGGCACATGTTTtatcatgaatttaattttgtgcTTTCCTATTGGTTGTTTTCAATCAAGTGTCTTGGATGTATCAACCAGCATCATTCGTGTTGTACATTATTAACTCTTTAATGCATGATACTTTATCCCAGGAAACACTGGTGGATCAAGTTGGGGGATCTCATCCATTTTTGGTGGAGGTGATAACCGTGTGTCTGTGAAGGAAATGACAGCTAGTAAACCACATACTGAACCAGTCCATACTGTGCAGTCATTCTCTACTATTCATTTGAGAGAGGTATATATATGGTTGACACCTTCATTAGCTAGATCACTATGTCGTATGGTATGGGTATATTTTACTTAGTGTACTTTGGTTTTTGTAGCCCCCTCCTGTCTTGAGGCCATTGGAGAGCAATTCAGAGACTGAAGCTGTTGAAATCACAGTAACAAAGTTGCTTTTGAAATCATACTATGACATTGTCAGGAAAAATGTTGAGGATCTTGTCCCCAAAGCAATTATGCACTTCTTGGTACTTCGTATTCATCTTCTAGGCTTtgcaaaatagttttttaattagatgCTGCAAATGGTGAATATTAGCCAATATAAGTCAGAAGTCACCATCAAAATGATCATTGACGGGAAGAAAAGTAACTACTGTTTTGATCCTAATGGAGCACATTATCAACTGAATACCTGATcctaatcaaatcaaataaggaaacaaatatGGAAATATATGAAATATGAAACTGCTGCTAAGTTATTATTTAAGATATactctataaaatattttatgcaaCAATGATATTGTGAGACTGAGATGTCTCTAGATATTCTAAccgttaaaattcattttatcttacCATATTCTCTATGCTACTTGATTGGTGAATTTCCGTGCTTTTGATAACTAGGTAAACAACACAAAGAGAGAGCTTCACAATGTCTTCATTGAAAAACTATACAGGTATTATATACTAATAGTGATTGTAGCCTGCTAATTCATGTTTATTCTGGAATTATATATATTGTCTGATGTGCCTTGGTTATTCCTCTGTGAATGTTATATTTAAACTAGAGAGGATCTGTTTGAAGAGATGTTGCAAGAACCTGAAGAGGTagccaagaaaagaaaacactGTCGAGAACTGCTCCGGGCTTATCAACAGGCTTTTAAAGTGAGTGCTTATAATTCTTTAATCAGCATTGTCTAGCTGAAGTtctgtattattttatttgataaagtttGGTTCTACTTTAAAGGTAGTTCTACGCCTTTGACTTCCTGTGGAAATGCTCATGATCTTTGGTGCTCACATTGGTGTACTCACCTATAAAAAAAGAGCGGCCTTATGTTATAAAACTCCCTTTATGCGTGGGGTCCAGGGAAGGGTTAGATTCATTATGGAAAGGCTACGGTTATATTTGATTTTCGGTTTGGGGAGCTCCAACTCCAAGCTCAGTTTGGAGAGTAAACTTAGTTTGGTAACATGTTAGGTGACCTTCAAAAATACGTTTGCACattaaaattttgtctaaaaactGTTTTGTTGAAGCAAGACTTGGGTTGCTTTTGCAAACTCAATTTGCAAACTTAATTTTAACCCAATCTTAAGTTTGCAAACTTTAATGCAAACATGCACTAATTCCATCATCCAACACTGTGCCAAGTCTCCCCCTTTCAGTCTGCTTGCTActtatgaaatttatattttgcaaGACAAACTTGGTTTTTTCTTTGATCCTAGCTGTTGActattgatatttgtttttcatATGGTAATTGGTTTTTTGTTGAGTTTCTATTTAAAACCATGATTTTTTGTGAGTAATTAGGCTGTCATTCACTAGGGTTGTAACATGATGCTTTCTACATGCATGAATTGATCCATCATTTTTACGGATTCAGTTTCTTCTCATGACTTCCAGATGTATATATTGTCcaagatttattaattttatcttgaaATCCATGAACTATCTACATTACTACATTGGTTGCAAGTTGCAACTATGGTTGGACTCTAATGATACTATTTCCTCTTTGGTAGGACTTGAACGAACTGCCTCTTGAAGCTGAAACAGTTGAAAGGGGATACAGTTTGCCTGAAACTACTACTGGCTTACCTAAAATTCGTGGATTGCCTACTTCGTCTATGTATTCTACCGGCAGTTTGGGAGACTATTATGAAGCTTCTCCCAAGAACACAAAGTCTAGAAAGTCTTCACATTCTGGGGAACTCCAATCTCCATTTCACGATTCAAATGGAAATGGAGGGCCATACACGTCAGGTTTTAATCCAATGGCTGATGAATGAGCTAGCTGATTGTGCTTGTTAGTCCAACAAATTTGACTCAAgcgttttattattttgtttatgctTATGCAATTTTTGAGGTTTGCAACTCCTGCTGGAGCTGGACTGCATTCAATTACTATTTTTCCCATTAAAATGGTCCTGAGTGTTGGTGGGTGGTTTCGTTATCTAAGTTCCCTTTTGTTCTCATATAGCGCTAGCATTATATACCAAGGCCCCAGAAAGAATAATAGGAGCATATGGATTTTCAGCTGAGAGAATTTTTTCACTGTATTAATGTATATATTACCATTTTTGTTTTGGTGGTTGGTCAGCTATTGTTCATAGCAATTTTCTAGATTGatgcattttttcatttttgttgtcGACAATGACTAGCAGGTTGACTGTATGAAACAGCTAGAAATGGCTggcaatattgattttttttagtttcatgattttttactcgttttttttatattgttactCGTGCTTTGTTACAATaacttatttttgtaaatttaaatttgatttcttatttttaaaaataataatgaaagggAAAAAGTACTAAAATTTCCtaagttatgttttttttttttgcaaatagaTATCTGATCTTTAAACCTTatcttgtttatatatatatatatatatatatatatatatatatatatatataggcaccTTTTAGATAATAAAAAGATGTAGTTAAGAGGAAAGACCAAAGGCAGTCGAATAAGTTTTccatcaaaaattaattatcaataagtCAATCAATGTTTTGCACTtataatatgaaagaaaaccataggagacatttattttatagactatgtatttattttaggcAATATTATTGGGAATATAAGTtgagaatattattttgaagtattttaaataaaatgtatttagtTAAGTTGGatgaaaatctttttttatattttcaagagTAATTTTTTGGCACAAACATTTTTGCCGGAGTGGTTAAAATATGTGTTTAGTTGAGTTTTTTTCCttagaatatatattataattacttaaatattCTTATTGGTTGAGAGTAGTGGATAATAAAATGGGTGCATATGAAATTTTACTCAAAAGTACTTAATTGTatcatttttcaaatatatacgTGAACAcgtattaagaaaattataaatatgaaaatatattaaaaataatttaatattttctaaaattaaaagtattttgtaTGCTCTATCATGTGTTCGTAGAGTACACAAAAATATTGgattttttattaaaggatataattaatttttattatattaaaaaggaaaattgtcaAGGAGATCTAACATAACAGAATGCACCACttgttataaatatattatcttcTATTCCTacatacaacaaaaatattaaaaatattgagattGGGATTACAAAGCCGAAGAGATTACTCATTAGCGTATTTAATCCTGTTAAGTACTATGTGttatgtcaaaaaaaaaaaaaaaaaatatatatatatatatatatatatatatatatatatatatatatatcatgtgtTCAATTCTAGACTACTCGACCGAAACGAGTAAATAACCAACGCAAACGCGACACGTGTCTCCCCGACTATTTCAAAGGATTTTAGGGTTTAAATACATTCACGCTTCACAAACGGTATATGCTGTATACCTCTGTTCTCTCTCCCCCTCCCCGATTCGTTTTGCCCCTTTCGTTGCCCTAATTTCAACCATGCCTCGCCGTAGCTCCGGTGGTAAAATCTCCAATCTCAattctattttccttttttatcttctcgattcatttattcattattaataatataacatgTTTCTGTTTATTTTGCACCTTCGATGATTTCTAGGGtttttttccttcccttttGGGGCTTTGGATAAATCTGACAGTTCCTGTTATTTCCCCTTTGTTTTACTAACTTTGTGCCTCTAAGTTATATGTACGAATAGTTTGATTCATGAATCGTGTTTTCCCCAtgttttatggttatttttttagttgtagtttttcttcttctagggTTTTCAAATCAGAAAACCACTACATGATCTTGGAAGATTTGATGCTTGTTTAGATACAAGAAAATGATAGCTTCGGAAAAGACCTGATTTTCGTGAGATAACGCAGCTTAAAATAGTAACTTCCATAGAGTTATTAACCAACTTCCCCATCAATCTGGTTTtagccttttaatttttttattagcccAAACAAGATTAAAACACATGagatgaattaattttatattttttctgctTCTCTCCCAGATTTTGGGAaggttttgatgtttttttcttaGATTTGTTTTTGCGTCacaaatcttttaatttataaagatgcatgtttttgtttttcatttctgATGATGTATGTTTTAAGTGTTGGTATTTGCTGATGGTAATGCTAGTGTAGTCGTTATGTTTTAGCATTGTACTGTTGTACATGGAAGTGTTCTGTTCTGCTGTTAATGTTGAGCTGGGGTGTTCTCCATGGTTCAGGACGATCCGTGAACCATCCTAACCCGACCAACCAATGGTGCCAGTATGCTGATTTCAGATTATGGGTTGGGTTGGTTTAGGTCTGAAAGCATCAGACTTGTAAAGCTAGGGTGGCACACTCAATCTAACCCTACCTGTGTAgccacatttatttatttattggcttaaagatttttttcttgCTAGGCTCTATATATTACGGTAGTGAAGATCATAGAGAAGCACCAATGAGTATGTCCCAAATCAGGAGTTGAAAAATAGATCTACCTTGGTTTAACCTGAACCAATCTAGACATGTTAGATTTGGGCTGGGTGTCAGATTGAAGAAAAACTCTCAAACCTGATCCACTGCTTTCATGATTGGATCAGGTTTGAGAGTTTTTCTGCAAAAAGCTACCTACTAAACCAAACTCCTGAAATATtggcaataaatatttttgttacaaaTACTGAAATACTTTGATATTTTGatcaagataaaatattttattattttttagattttcatATGCTGTACCTTTTTTTATGGATCATAATATGGTAATGTTTACTTTAGGTAAAATAATGGTTGGATCATCTTTATTCTGCATTGTTATGTTGTTTTCTATCCATTTGACCCTATTGATTCATTGCTTACTTTAGGAAGATCTGCCCGTCCTGCTCCTCGTGCAGCACCTCGTCCTGCTCCAGGTATGCATGAATACAATACTGGAATTGTATATTATACTTGAAGCTTTGAGAAGATGCACTTTTAGGCTTTCAACAAGAAATTGTGGGATGCAAATTTCTTTTTCCTCTAATGAACATTGTCATTGATGTCTTGATGCAGTTCACCATGCTCCTCCTCCAGCCCCTGCTCAGAGCGGTGGCGGATCTATGCTTGGTGGCATTGGTTCAACCATAGCTCAAGGTATGTGAAGGAAGATTAATGTTACATTTGCCTTATGGAATCctgtgaaagaagaaaaatcatctTATCTGGTTTCTATTGGTGTTTTTCCCAGGTATGGCTTTTGGCACTGGAAGTGCAGTGGCACACAGGGCTGTGGATGCTGTCATGGGTCCTCGTACCATTCAACATGAAGCAGTAGTCACGGAGGCTGCTGCTGCTGCCCCTGCACCCACTGCAAATACTTTTGGTGGCGATGCATGCAATGTTCATACAAAGGCATTCCAGGATGTATGTTTTTTTACCTAGAGTTTTTACCTTTCTTGAAATTTTCCTTTAATTGTTGATTAGTGTTTCATGGTATATAATCTGCTAATCAACACTTATTTATTAGTTGCACTAGTGTGTAATGTTTTGTGAACATATGCCATTTCATAATACAAACTGCAAAGGATATATTTTGTGCCTACAAAGATGTGGGAGGTGAAATATATCTTCTTTTGTTGGGTAACTAATCGAGATTAACTTATCTCCTAAGCAAAATATTGTTATAATCTTTCTTTTGGAAGGGTGGGAGTTGggttttgattcttatgtgtGGATGACAAATCACATTAGGATGTGCAATGTAAAGAGAAAAATGTGATCTATAAATATTTTCTGCCATTCTCATTGTCTAGCAATATGGTACTGTTGAGGTCTTTAAATTGCTGatgattttctataaaaattattagtgtGTGACAATGTCACTGATCTTGAAATGATTATTAACCCAATCCATTAAgtattcaattttataatattttgaattattatataGACATTCATATCCATATTTTGCTTCCTGATCCTTGTGGGATTCATTTTAATATGTTGGCACCATTGTGGTTTTATTGGATTCTGAGCCTTCATTGAATCAATACCTTCATTTATTGTAGTCATCGTATTTTACAGGCCCTCGGCCCTCGTTTTTGAATTGAAATCTGTagtgtctttttgtgttttgttttacaTTAGATTTGATTCACTGTCTATATGAATTTGCTAGTTGAGATAATATTATTACCTTAGTAGATGATGTTTATGTGCATCTGGTTGCAGTGCCTGAACAGCTATGGCAGTGACCTTAGCAAGTGCCAGTTTTACATGGATATGCTTGCAGAATGCAGGAAGAACTCTGGAGCCTCGTTGAGTGTGTAACTGCTACATTTGTCTGTTTGGGAGTTTGCATCAGTGCCCTGTGTCTCCTATGGTTAGAACTGTTAATGTGGCTAGGAAttgcattttaataaaataccaTTTGTCCGATGATGCATACAAACTGatacaaaattagtttcaaaattgtaactttattatttgataCTTATAAATTGGTTACGTATTTGGTCTGAATATCCCGGATGTGTTAAGATTATATGAgcattttcctatttttttgcgTCATTTACATCTTGCTGTTTGGATTTTGCTTGAATTTTTGGGGAAAGCTGCATTCCCTGCATCATCCCTCCCCCACGTTGGATTAGGAGTGAAAATGGAAACAAGAAAGGATGGGAAAGGATGCATTTCCTTCGCTCATTTTCcgttttcattttgaaaatagaGAAGACTGAAAAATGTTTGGTTAAATGTAGAAAAACATTTTCTCGAGAAACATTTTATTTCGAAATTTTCAAAAAGTGTCCAATGAGTCTAGAAAAAGTGTACGGATACATAGAAATGAGTAAAGGCTGAGCATCGGTCAGTTCGGTTTGGTCTGAATTTGGGCCTAAGATTCTCGGTCGGTTTGGGTTGGATTAGGGCCTAAGATTCTCAATCTGACCAAAATTGAACAGTCATATCCGACCAAAAGTGAACACTGTCATTTTACGGCTGTAGCCAACCGGGAAGGTCTTTGGATTAGTTGGGTTTGGGCTCGTTGGATGGGCTGTTGATGGAGGGGGCCCAGCCGGTGTTGGAAAAGATGATGCTGATGACGAACTGATTGGTGGTGTTTGGTGTACCATTCGGTGTCGGAGAAGGCATTGTTGACGTTTTTGAGAGGGGGGCCAAGACTGGCGTTGGTGGTGAACTTGTATAACATGTTGGTCTTGAGGTTGGGTTACAAAATGGGAGATCAGTGAAGtaaaaaaggagaaaggaaGAAGGGTCTCAAGGGTAAAAAGGAAATCTTGGATAACGTGAAAGGAGAAATGCCTTCTCATTTGTCAAGTCTTGCAGAGTGCTAGAGGCAGTAGCATTAGCACATGCCATCTATGCCTCTAGTGGCAAATTTATTGTATGgggtttcttttaaaaataatttacggAAGAGGGTctcttttaaaacaaattgcAAGGGGGGTCTCTTCTGTACGAATGACGCTGGCGGGAAGCTTGAACCGCCAGTGACAATGACGGGATAGGGGGTGCCGCTATTCGTAGCAGCAGGACAGACTGACTAGGAGAGAGGGGGTACCGTCATTGGTGCTGGCGGGACGTGCCAACGTGGACAATTCCGCCATTGGCACCTGCGGGACACTGATCTCGCTAAAAGCATGCCGCCAATAAGAATGGCGGGACATGCCAATAATTTGACATGTATAAGttcatttattcaaatttacataaaaaaaatattctgttgtttatgaaaaatacaaaaatattcaaatgtaCATAAAAATATTCTGTTACTGGATTGGCAAATATTTCgttacattaataataatatcaaataaaagttatttagaatttcattaaatttaaggaaaataGATGACGAAATAAAGATTGGCATGTCCCGCCATTCTTATTGGCGGCATACTTCAAGTCAAAGTAATTTTACTTTGAGATATCCAATATTTGTTGATATATTGACGTTTACCTTACATTGATTAAATCACGCTTGTTTGAATGCATTCGGTGCCTTAATCAACTTTGCTTCAACGTCTAGATCAATGGACAATGGATATTGTGACATTAATTAAATGTGTAATTTCATTTGCTTGctttatttaagatttttaattttaatgaaaaagttgttttaactttttactACAAAAGATTAATatcttctttttaaaaaaagagtaatatctaatttgattcttgagaaaaaaatcactcaacctaatttaatttatgagaaaaaaaaaggagactaAATATTCTATCAAGATTATAAATATAGgttattaataatttcttaagGAATAAATTAGTACACGTTCACTATTTTAAAGACTAAAGTGTCTATGCATGATTGTACTGTTGAgatactattttattaattaagcatttttttgtatttttcataaacaacaaaatatttttttaatgtaaatttgaataaataaactTATACATATGTCAAATTATTGGCATGTCCCGTCATTCTTATTGACGGCATGCTTTTAGCGAGATCAGTGTCTCGCAGGTGCCAATGGCGGGACTGTCCACGTTGGCACGTCCCGCCAGCACCAATGACGGTACCCCCTCTCTCCTAGTCAGCCTGTCTCACTGCTACGAATAGTGGCATCCCCTATCCTACCATTGTCACTGGCGGTTCAAGCTTCCCGCCAATGTCAATGGCGACACCCACGTACAGAAGAGACCCCCTTgcaatttgttttaaaagagACCCTCTTccataaattgtttttaaaagtaaCCCCCTATATTAAATTTGCCCCATCTAGTAGgcaactttaaaaaattaagttagttGGATTTGGGTTGGGTCGACATAAACATCCATCCCGTTTGATAACTGACTTTTTTGGTTATCTCAACCTGAAGCCCGAATCTGACTGCCCGAAAccgttatttttttaatcggcTTTCTTGGTTTCTGGTCAGATTAGATGTTTTTGCTCACTCCTATaaatgagaaggaaaaaaatggagaaatttGTTGCTTTGGAATTTGGATggcaatataaattataaattagtaaaaaaaagttaaaagaaattattaaagatattttataatgtagagttacttattattattttatgttataaagTAACCATAgaattgtttataaaaaattaattggtacAAATAGATGTTTTGattcaagaaattaaaacaacCAATTCACAAACTCGCTCTCACGGCATTTTAGTTTAACAGACATTTACTTTATGGTGGGATCATAGATTTGTGCAGTTTCCatcttattaaaattagttagatttatttatatttaagttaaatatataagatgattttttttttttatatatatataagttcagAGCAAGTATCATTGATGGCCGTATGTATCAT
This region of Glycine max cultivar Williams 82 chromosome 7, Glycine_max_v4.0, whole genome shotgun sequence genomic DNA includes:
- the LOC100499791 gene encoding uncharacterized protein LOC100499791; its protein translation is MPRRSSGGRSARPAPRAAPRPAPVHHAPPPAPAQSGGGSMLGGIGSTIAQGMAFGTGSAVAHRAVDAVMGPRTIQHEAVVTEAAAAAPAPTANTFGGDACNVHTKAFQDCLNSYGSDLSKCQFYMDMLAECRKNSGASLSV